In Labrus bergylta chromosome 5, fLabBer1.1, whole genome shotgun sequence, the genomic window TAAAATCACAGATTAAgccaaagccccccccccaaccctacacacacacacacacacacacacacacacacacacacacacacacacacacacacacatacacacacacacacacacacacacacacacacacacacacacacacacacacacacacatacacacacacacacacacatacacacacacacatacacacacacacacacacatacacacacacacacacacacacacacacacatacacacgcacaaacacacacacacacacacatacacacacacacacacacacacacatacacacacatacacacacacatacacacacatacacacacacacacacatacacacacacacacacacacacacatacacacacacacacacacacacaaatacacacacacacacacacatacacacacacacatacacacacacacacacatacacacacacatacacacacacacacacacatacacacacacacacacacacacacacacacacacacgcacaaacacacacacacacacacacgcacaaacacacacacacacacacacacacacacacacacacgcacaaacacacacatacacacacacacacacacacacacacacacacacacacacacacacacacacacacacacacacacacatacacacacacacatacacacacacatacacacacacacatacacacacacacacacatacacacacacatacacacacacacacacacacatacacacgcacaaacacacacacacacacacatacacacacacacacacacacacacacacacacacgcacaaacacacacacacacacacacgcacaaacacacacacacacacacacacacacacacacacacgcacaaacacacacatacacacacacacacacacacacacacacacacacacgcacacacacacacacacacacacacgcacaaacacacacacacacacacacgcacaaacacacacacacacacacacacacacacacacacacgcacaaacacacacatacacacacacacacacacacacacacacacacacacacacacacacacacacacacacacacacgcacaaacacacacatacacacacacacacacacacacacacacacacacacacacacacacacacacacacacactgtgaacacactgagcagCAGAATGATCTAAATGATTTCTttgagaaaagacaaacacagaaaatcatttgagtcaaatattattttatttggagATTTCTCAAGTACTTGTTTGAACTTTCCACaggaaaagtgtttttgttgttttcacacattttaacatgttttcacacacacacacacacacacacacacacacacacacacacacacacacacacacacacacacagtgtgtacaCATCATTACACAGCAGAGTAACACCTTCACAGGAACAGGTGAGTCCCTACAGAGCCTTTACAAGaggcagcaaacacacagtgatcatcagatacacactgacacacacacacacacggtgtcctgacacacacacacacatggtgtcctgacacacacacacacatggtgtcctgacacacacacacacacggtgtcctgacacacacacacacggtgtcctgacacacacacacgcatggtGTCCTGACACACATCACGGTGCATcaacagagcacacacactgaaacttcAATATGAAGAAACATGATgtcacttcctctttcttttcaaaataaagaaggTGAAAATGTCCGTCAGATAAATGATGAAGAaagtccttcttcttcttcttcttcttcttcttcttcttcttcttcttcttcttcttcttcttcttcttcttcttcttctaccatGGCCTCCACACGGCGCCGTGCGGGCCTGTCAGCTGCTTCTCTGCAGCCTGGATGTGTCCGTGGGAGGAGCTGATGTCCCGGCCGTCTCTGTGGACGAGGTGAGGCAGCGTGGCGTCCTTCAGGGAGTCTTTGGACAGGAAGGCGAGCGTCTCCTTCCAGCAGCGGGAGTAGCCGTGGCTCTGCGGGCTctgaggctgcagctgctgcttcaggaACGCCACGGTCATCTCCAGCACGTCGGCCTTCTCCAGCTTGGCGTTGGGATCTTGTTTGTGGAACTCCTTCTCCAGCAGCACCTTGAGCTGCTCGATGCAGCTGTTGATGCGATCTCTGCGCATCTTCTCCACCACAGGTTTCCTCAtctggagaagaaaagagggagcCGGTCAGAGACACGTTCAGGGACGTGACAGAGAAACAGGAGAGCAGAgactcagaggaggaggacttactttgtgtctgtctttggaGGAGTGCAGGGAGAGTGCAGAGTGTGTGGACGAGCAGGGAGCcatggaggagcagagaggagcttCTGTGGAGAGCACAGTGAGCCCCCTCCTCTATTTATAGGAACACATTAGCATCACAAAGCCATGAGGCCCAGGCAACATTAGCTTTCCCACACTCTGAGGCAACAatagacacactctctctctctctctcttttattacCTGGGAACCTTCCTGCTGCAGATGTGCTCCTGACACTAAACACATAAAGATAAGATCTCTGACTGCAGCTCACTTTATctgctccacacacactcagctcacAGCTGCACCCacagcaataaaaacacaattattaataaagaaagaaacttCTATTTGTTATCAAATCTGCAGATTTTATCCCTGAACCTGTCggacagaggaaacagaaaacacagcgTCGACTTctctttgatttaaagaaagaaacgTTGAGGAATAATTTATATAAaagatcacatttttaaaaagattcatcaaaatattttttatatattaacagaaacatgaacacagagcagaggaggaagtgtTATTAAGGTCACCtcttgtttaaaatgagtaaagATTGTCTctctgacacaaaaacaaatctgcagcTTGAAATGTTTCATCTCAAAGTCAGATTCAGTCATGCTTCATAATCCAAGTCGTgcaacagatgtttttattttgcacatttcaCAAACATGAATTGATTTGATAATTATTGAAACATTTGAACATGAAGAAGCTCCTGAAACATGAatcagaggagctgcagagagtCGTTGAGAATTGGAGGGAAAACTTGTGACTGTCACTTAAAGGCCATTACCCAGAGTCCTCTGGGAGGGCACACTTCTATTGTGTGACACCTCCCCCCCTCTTTAAGCTGAGTGTGTAATAAATGGGACTGAGAGTGTGGGAAAGGAGGCTGGGATCCTGCTCACACACATCCTCCAGTCAATAgatgccccccccccatgccccccctcctcctttcaACCTGTGGGATCAGATCAGAGGCTCTTCTGAGCCGGGGGGCCACGTGTGCACCGTCTCTCTGAGCCTTCCCGCCTTCGTTCACATCAACCAAACCCCTCATGAGAGATCAGTGTGTTTCTACTCACCTACTGATtactgcacccccccccccccccccccccccctctcctccacagTGGCCGCTCCGGGAGCAGTTCACTAACACTTTACGCTTTAATACTTTAATGATGTGTGTGCAGGGCATCATTTGGCCCCTCACTCTGGTTCTTAGGAcctttcttgttgttgtttttttccctgtcaggtcattttaaagctgctgaactaaactcctcaaaaaatgCTATCCCATTCTGAAATGTGACCAGGCTGGTgaccagcatgaggaggaggggccaagcTGTTGTGGCCTCGTATGGATCATCCACACGCTACTGAGGTCCCTGACAGTGTCAAATGTCAGTCGAGGTGTAAAAAGCTTATTACTGTAGGAGAGTGCGATCATCAATTCCTCCAAACAACtcaaaacaggaggaggaggaggaggaggaggaggaggtgaacaCCAACAGAAGAATATTAcaggggattttggcacatttttttagagcgctacccacacgtttagctgtgttgctcattccatgaatgcacgatccttacaagttatacctcgatgtaaaggtgactaatcaggctttccaactttataaaatacaacaccaattagttttattaaaggggcgaaataagtgaacaaaataatgtttccaaactGTTTTTGAGGAATTTATATTGCTGTATTTTCCGTCTGGCAACGCTGAGTGAGCatagcaggaaatattcaggagaaTTCCCAGCAGGCATGTTGGAGGGGTTGATGTTTATGTCCTGCAGCTGCTTTACAACAACACACTAATGTTCACAGCCTGCTTCATTATGTTGTGATACAGTGAATGTGTTGACCTGCACGTGGCCTTGCTATACTTGGATGTGAAGGCAGAAAGTGACACTTCAGCGACAGACTCTGTTGATCGGTGATTCTCTTTACGCCAGGTCTCGTCTGCTGAGACGTCGGTCAGCGATGGCCTCCCGCTCTGTGTGAACAAGCGAGTCAAAATGAATTCACAATCTGAAGCTTTCTACAAACATCCAGGAGTTTCTACATGTATGTGAAAAAGGAGTGAGCTGCACGTGTAAACACAGAAATTAGGACTTCTTCCTGCACCGGTAAATACTGAATGTGGGACAATTTAACAAGAGCCAatcagcaacctccagtgttgaaacatgaagccgatgctgaagtgtaaaacctgcagttcctggagtgtccactagaggctggctgcagaagcacaggaagtcacatacacacccattctaaaaagtctgtttttacagcagagatgaacatgtttacagcctggttcaaaaaaccaaataggtgtgattagctcatgtctggatggacacacactgtacggggggtgaatgttttgatgactcatcagttttgatttgatgaaggataagagttattaaTGGACGTCAGTGTTTGAACAGAGAAGTTAGGAAGGTTTCAGGGGCAGCCTGAAATCTGTTCGAGGTACTAACGGAGGCGTTACGGTGGGCGATGTGTGATGGAGCTGGCAGcaggatctctgtgtgtgtgtgaagaagtgACACgttgtgttttcattcactGAGAGGTGAGGAcatctgaagcagaaatctcctcatctttttcttcttctgtggtccTCCTGCCGCGTTTCTGACCGATGAGCAATGACAGAAAACATTCCagcacatccccccccccccctccacacaagCACACGACCAACAACACGTctccatgagtgtgtgtgtgtgtgtgtgtgtgtgtcactaaGGAATGTGTGAGAGCGGCGTGCTGCTCCTCGTTCCCACACTTCAGGGTCAGATCACCCTGCGGCGACCACCACTGAtcctgcagcccccccccccccccccccctttatgcTCTGGACTCAATGGGCCATCTGGACAGCTACTGGagagccaacacacacacatacacacacacacacacacacacacacacacacagcacttgAGTTGTCAGTAAACTTTTTTAGAGATTCCATCAGTGTGACTTCTGGACTCCTCAGGGTATCTCTGATCTCACTGTGGAGTTTAAGCGCCAAAGATTCTCAAACAATATTTCAATAACGAAtctaagaaataaatatttatctttaattCATTAACttttctctcctgattgaaaaacatttgattcaatgcaaaaactgtgttaaaacagaataaaaggtacaagactgtgtacatgtGTTTCTTCTGTAGTCAGGGAACTACATATCCCACAAAGCATTAGGAATGATCACTCTTCTTCTTAAAGTCTTTCTGTGTGATGTTTCAcccttaaatataaatcaagtctatcctctgaaaataactctgtgagtcatgactgtctacaatgggtgtaacacccgagtcccactgtctgtgatgttttcagagttttcagagtcctatcttcactttgtttacatcgcctggacagccggctgactcctcccctcgtgtataaaagttgtttaattgagggactagagaaaagaagaataacatactgtactcactgcttaactgtgtttctagatcacgctcatttcaggtaaatttacatgcagtgtgaagataccagcataataaagatcgctagcattagcatgctaacacagcaatgcagcgtgagttgttttggtttcatgctggtgtgtctagtttgtgttgttgaatataAATTACACTCACTGCAGCATGAAAAGGACGGGGAACATTGCCAACAGCGAGATCGACCAATCACAGACGTCGCTGTGACACTCTGTGATCGAGATTAAACCGTGTAGTTCTTAAAGGTCGATATCAGACAAACTTTTCCTCCAGGAACATAaaccatcgtttcacactcaggtagctcgtggtcagtctacctgtgatggttatgacatcatagATAATTATCAAATCTGTTATGAGGAAAATGTCGTCTGGGTTTAAACTCTAAACTTGACTTCAGATTTCAGTGCTCAAGTTTTTTGGCGGGAGTTTGGCGCCAGCAGAGCAAACACGGCGTCAGACTGAGGACGGTCCAGCTGCTCCTCAGAGGACAAAGACCTCAAACCACTGGGAAGTGTGCGTCCCAGTTTCCCCCCAGCTCTCCCAGTATATGGCCTGTAAGTGCAGCCGTATGGTAATAAGCAGCTTAACATTTCCATGAGAATGTGGCACAAAGTGATCGACTGTTGAATCTCTGTTGATCTGCTGATCGAGTGGTGGGAACGGTATTTGAAGCATGCGGCGTGCAGCACACTTACTATTGTTGCTCCTCCTCTCACGCAGCACGACAACAATGACGCAttcctctcctttctctgcACGCTCTGCGGAGGGGCGGAGCCTCGGCCTGCTGTCAGTCACAGTAAGCGGACCTGCTCTGCtctaacttaaaaaaacattcctaACAACTTTGTTCACATGTAAATGAGCGTCACGTGGCTGCATCAATAACTGACATTTTAACCAGAGAATAAGCAAGAAGACCCGAGAACAAGGGTTTCATATTCATGGTGTGATCTTTTCATCTTCctgcttttctcttctcttttctgtttctcttactGCCTTCATGCATAAAGACGTCAGTCATCCAAAATACAtctcaaacaggaagcagcaagaAACAAACTGAGGGCCTGATTGACTCTCCAAACACTGTGTGTCATTGGCTCCCTCCATCTGCTCCGTCTTAACGTCTGATTCACAAAGTGGAGTTGTTCAGGCGCCCTAAATGTGGAGAGAAGCGATCTACACCTCTCATGCTGACGGAGCTCAGGTAACTTTCAGCTGCTGTCCCGTGttgacattcaaagatgcagcagtgtcttTCTTTAACATCACTGTGACAGGGAGACGCTGAAGACGCGTATCTATGGTGcacctgaagggacaaaatagcaagAGATtaattgagatttaaaaaaatctctatTAATCTCAATTTCAGACTTTAACtcgttaatgctgacagccctcgTTATTAAATGATGTTCTTATGCTGTATCTGATGCTCAGTCTGtcgggacttgggttgggaaccagagggtcaccggttcaagtccaggTGCGGACCAttatatggaagttggtctggtagctgaagaggtgccagggcacttcccagCACTGCCaagatgcccttgagcaagtcTCCTAACCCCCAACCGCTCTGGTGCACTCCCTGtgcagcagccccactctgacatctctccactgagGCAcgtccacagctcctgtttgttcatgtgtgtctcTACATAACAACGTGTAAACACAGAGTTTCACCCTCAGGGGTTAATATAGtttatcaaaaatacaaaataaatattcttatttacctggtttgttttgttgttcctgacttctcttcttcacttttattttttattttatgtaattgTTTGTAATTCTGTGCTGTGTTTAAATTTCTACTTTGAAATCAAGTTTATTACAAAACAGATCCTTCATCTCGACACACACCTACTGCTGCaatccagcaggtggcagtaatgcaacAACAATGAGAGCAACTCATCCgggtactttgcccaaacgatgcCGGCCCCGCCCCTTTGCTGGCGGAAACATTCCATGTGAATCTGAACCGGATGTATTGGcggcagagaagaagaagaagaagaagacgaacaCACTTACGGTAAATCTTTCTTAGATTATAATTA contains:
- the LOC109975958 gene encoding transcription factor HES-5-like — protein: MAPCSSTHSALSLHSSKDRHKMRKPVVEKMRRDRINSCIEQLKVLLEKEFHKQDPNAKLEKADVLEMTVAFLKQQLQPQSPQSHGYSRCWKETLAFLSKDSLKDATLPHLVHRDGRDISSSHGHIQAAEKQLTGPHGAVWRPW